One stretch of Miscanthus floridulus cultivar M001 chromosome 18, ASM1932011v1, whole genome shotgun sequence DNA includes these proteins:
- the LOC136520123 gene encoding zinc finger A20 and AN1 domain-containing stress-associated protein 8, with translation MEHKETGCQAPEGPILCINNCGFFGSAATMNMCSKCHKEMIMKQEQAKLAASSIDSIVNGNDAVMEPVVAGNTVVAVAPVELQTMNVQPTDVAGPSEGAVVISKGKVGPNRCSTCRKRVGLTGFNCRCGNLYCALHRYSDKHDCKFDYRTAARDAIAKANPVVKADKLDKI, from the coding sequence ATGGAGCACAAGGAGACTGGATGCCAGGCCCCCGAGGGACCCATCCTTTGCATCAATAACTGCGGCTTCTTCGGAAGCGCAGCTACCATGAACATGTGCTCCAAGTGCCACAAGGAGATGATAATGAAACAGGAGCAGGCCAAGCTGGCTGCCTCCTCTATCGACAGCATCGTCAATGGCAACGATGCTGTCATGGAACCAGTTGTTGCTGGCAACACAGTGGTAGCTGTTGCTCCAGTTGAGTTGCAAACAATGAACGTGCAGCCCACTGATGTTGCTGGACCTAGCGAGGGGGCGGTGGTGATCTCCAAAGGGAAGGTAGGGCCAAACCGGTGCAGCACTTGCAGGAAGAGGGTTGGACTTACAGGATTCAACTGCCGGTGTGGGAACTTGTACTGTGCACTCCACCGCTACTCTGACAAGCATGACTGCAAGTTTGACTATCGGACTGCTGCTAGGGATGCCATTGCCAAGGCTAATCCAGTGGTGAAGGCGGACAAGCTCGACAAGATCTAG
- the LOC136524278 gene encoding uncharacterized mitochondrial protein AtMg00810-like, with translation MRRRGKEELVVDVYVDDLIINGARVEDIDSFKHEMVACFRMSDLGALSYYLGIEVRQGKETLTLDQSTYASKLLKRSGMAECKPCVTLMEEWLKLTKSSTTARVDEILYRSIVGGLRYLVHMRPDIAFTVGYISRFMEDLREDHWAAVKRLLRYIKKTVDQGIVFPKTGRNGLQLTMFSDADMAGDIDGRDYVDGGQIVIEFVETSRQLVDILTKPVLILNLQDPTLDQYLASTLVQLSDADDA, from the exons ATGcgacgacgggggaaggaggagctcgtcgtcgacgtgtatgtggacgacttgatcatcaaCGGCGCACGTGTGGAGGATatcgacagcttcaagcatgagatggTGGCTTGTTTTCGAATGAGtgatctcggcgcgctctcctactacctcggcatcgaggtgagacaggggaaggagacgCTCACGCTCGATCAGAGCACatacgcctcgaagctgttgaAGCGGAGTggtatggctgagtgcaagccgtgcgtgactctgatggaggagTGGCTAAAGCTGACGAAGTCTAGTACCACGGCGAGGGTAGATGAaatactctaccggagcatcgtcggtggtctacgctacctagtccatatGAGGCCGGACATTGCCTTCACAGTGGGCTACAttagccgcttcatggaggatcttcGAGAAGATCACTGGGcagcggtgaagcggctactgcgctacatcaagaagacggtggatcaggggatcgtctttCCCAAGACCGGCAGAAATGGGCTACAACTCactatgttcagcgatgcagacatggcgggggacatcgatggacg ggactatgtcgatggagggcagatcgtcatcgagttcgtcgaaactagtAGGCAACTTGtggacatcctcaccaagccggTCTTGATCCTGAATCTTCAGGATCCCACTCTCGATCAGTACCTCGCATCCACGCTGGTCCAGCTCTCCGATGCTGacgatgcttga